In Eriocheir sinensis breed Jianghai 21 chromosome 3, ASM2467909v1, whole genome shotgun sequence, a genomic segment contains:
- the LOC127007034 gene encoding uncharacterized protein LOC127007034, with protein sequence MQLKVYKVLVVLHLAATLVQGQASTSSEYRLVLAGGGGQTRANNVDNGLPTARADGGGQTQANNVDNGLPTARADGGGQTQANNVDNGLPTASVDGGGQTQAINVDNGLPTTRAGGGGSGCEDLSPSCSGWGARGECETNPAYMLVNCPVTCNSCLPQSDEECTDRGDPEGCELAAALGLCEINFSYNLRYCAGSCSSFIERCKDVGTGNVSTCDGPRTITSPNFDCGEVPDLDNRLNKIASISSAKSNNLPQPRTPSQRRRRFGRSPRRLNIQLPQSRQRRRIPEEKEPQDGENKNKRRNKDKKEKGITDDNEEEEESEVKGEEEHTDKDDHDDEEEEGSCNCDDRCDCNFYCYDCFCKPKTTTTTTEKPHYQHHPESRQEPSLPTAQKTFRTFPFRRGVGLRRQGRRIYKHITTCKCGHECRCADKCSCDCHQKPPDHTKPPPTKPTPSTLAPTPCPPSFPEIKPNVTELNIIHGLIGFGLFSLAAVAIGTGVGVGVGAGVGVPALFYDEEEPEPQIPLPPVVLPPPPPPPLPPPPPPPPPPPPPPPPPPPPPPPPPPPPPPPPPPPPPPPPSPIPPEVVARALIPNCASMGYLYLVKHLERITQQNTGRPLDSEVFDLVDAILFCQHGTSEPPPRLAQPIYEPGGPADLPIPPGWPGVTHPALYIHSKEIQDKTSSEELTEETFSPLNPLRPSQRGLYPTTPSSLPYPYVAQGVVPPGAGDGPVPVAQQTLFIRNDTQNQTPSPPPPQEGRAVDTNLNPGILRGVVAIGSGVGKGDGPIPVTDGNDRNKFFCGGALITPRHILTAAHCVITKRPEVIRLGEEDFTRSTESQSFDYPVARIVKHPGYRITTKYNDIAIIELKDEVRFSSVLKPYCVPNTKLDLENKICRVSGWGRRPNQPSSSLLVELDVTVRNLAECNADYEQGSDTFTSLFPRGLDDTVLCASGDNGNDVCRGDSGGPLTWIKPENLRENHVGVVSTGYGCGDPRFPSIYTRSDAYVDWIDDVINSPCNPARLQAALGGTEEADAVPAGR encoded by the exons ATGCAGTTAAAAGTGTACAAAGTGCTCGTCGTTCTTCATTTGGCGGCGACTCTCGTTCAAGGCCAAG CCAGCACGAGCAGCGAATACCGTTTGGTTTTGGCTGGCGGTGGTGGACAGACGCGGGCCAACAATGTGGACAACGGACTGCCGACAGCAAGGGCTGACGGTGGTGGACAGACGCAGGCCAACAATGTGGACAACGGACTGCCGACAGCAAGGGCTGACGGTGGTGGACAAACGCAGGCCAACAATGTGGACAACGGACTGCCGACAGCAAGCGTTGACGGTGGTGGACAGACGCAGGCCATCAATGTGGACAACGGATTGCCGACAACGAGGGCTGGCGGTGGAGGGTCGGGGTGTGAAGACCTAAGCCCTTCTTGCAGCGGTTGGGGAGCGAGAGGGGAGTGTGAAACCAACCCCGCCTACATGTTGGTCAACTGCCCTGTCACCTGCAACTCCTGCCTGCCccaga GTGACGAAGAGTGCACGGACCGCGGCGACCCAGAAGGCTGCGAACTCGCCGCTGCGCTCGGCCTCTGTGAAATCAACTTTTCCTACAATCTACGCTACTGCGCAGGATCCTGCAGCAGCTTCATCGAGCGATGCAAGGACGTGGGTACCGGAA ATGTGTCAACCTGCGACGGCCCGCGCACCATCACCTCCCCTAACTTTG ACTGCGGAGAAGTGCCGGATCTGGATAACAGACTAAACAAAATCGCCAGTATAAGCAGTGCCAAGAGCAACAACCTACCCCAACCTCGCACCCCATCACAGCGGCGGCGGAGGTTTGGAAGGTCCCCGCGGAGACTCAACATTCAACTCCCGCAGAGCAGACAGCGTCGACGAATACCTGAAGAGAAGGAGCCACAGGACggagagaacaaaaataaaagaagaaataaagataaaaaggaaaaaggaattacagatgataatgaggaggaggaggagtctgaggtgaagggggaggaggagcatacTGATAAAGATGATcatgatgacgaagaggaagaaggaagctgTAACTGTGACGACCGTTGTGATTGTAATTTTTATTGTTATGATTGTTTCTGCAAACcgaaaacaacaacgacaacaacggaAAAGCCTCATTACCAGCATCATCCCGAGAGTCGCCAGGAGCCGTCACTCCCGACGGCGCAAAAGACTTTCCGTACTTTTCCATTTAGGAGAGGGGTAGGATTACGGAGGCAAGGCAGGCGAATCTACAAACACATTACCACATGCAAGTGCGGTCATGAGTGTCGGTGTGCTGACAAATGCTCCTGTGATTGTCATCAGAAACCCCCTGATCATACAAAACCACCTCCTACTAAGCCTACACCTTCCACGTTAGCTCCGACTCcatgccctccctccttccccgaaATCAAGCCCAATGTCACGGAGCTTAATATCATACACGGTCTCATTGGCTTCGGTCTCTTCTCATTGGCTGCCGTGGCGATAGGAACCGGAGTGGGGGTCGGTGTAGGTGCCGGTGTTGGTGTCCCTGCCCTTTTCTATGACGAAGAAGAACCAGAGCCACAAATACCACTCCCACCCgtagtactaccaccaccaccaccaccaccactccctcctcctcctccacctcctcctcccccccctcctcctcctcctcctcctcctcctcctcctcctcctcctcctcctcctcctcctcctcctccccctcctcctcctcctcctcctccttctcctattcctcctgaaGTGGTCGCCAGAGCCCTCATACCGAACTGTGCCTCTATGGGATACTTGTACCTGGTAAAGCATCTGGAGAGGATCACGCAGCAGAACACCGGTCGTCCGCTGGACTCCGAGGTGTTCGACTTGGTGGATGCGATCCTATTCTGTCAG CACGGCACGAGCGAGCCCCCTCCACGGCTGGCGCAGCCCATCTACGAGCCCGGTGGACCCGCCGACCTACCCATACCCCCGGGCTGGCCCGGCGTG aCTCACCCCGCGCTGTACATCCATTCCAAAGAAATCCAAGACAAGACCTCGTCCGAGGAACTCACGGAGGAGACGTTTTCCCCGTTAaatcctcttcgtccttctcaaAGGGGCCTCTACCCCACAACCCCTTCAAGCCTGCCTTACCCTTACGTCGCCCAAGGAGTGGTACCCCCTGGAGCTGGTGACGGGCCGGTCCCAGTG GCTCAGCAGACGCTGTTTATCCGCAACGACACGCAAAATCAGACACCGTCACCTCCGCCTCCTCAAGAGGGCCGCGCAGTGGATACCAACCTGAACCCTGGCATCCTACGAGGTGTGGTAGCCATTGGAAGTGGCGTGGGCAAAGGTGACGGGCCGATCCCAGTGACGGATGGTAATGATCGCAACAAGTTTTTTTGTGGTGGAGCATTGATCACGCCGCGGCACATCTTGACTGCTGCTCACTGCGTCATAACCAAAAG GCCGGAGGTCATCAGGCTGGGTGAGGAGGACTTCACGCGCAGTACGGAGAGCCAATCTTTCGACTACCCCGTGGCGCGCATCGTCAAGCACCCCGGCTACCGGATCACGACCAAGTACAACGACATAGCA ataatCGAGTTAAAGGACGAGGTGAGGTTTTCGTCAGTGCTAAAACCATACTGTGTCCCAAACACCAAGCTGGACCTGGAGAACAAAATATGCAGAGTGTCTGGCTGGGGCAGACGACCAAACC AACCATCCTCATCACTCCTCGTTGAACTGGACGTGACGGTGAGGAACCTGGCCGAGTGCAACGCAGACTACGAGCAGGGCTCTGATACCTTCACCAGCCTTTTCCCTCGAGGCCTGGACGACACCGTCCTGTGTGCCAGCGGGGACAACGGGAACGACGTATGTCGG GGCGACTCAGGCGGACCGCTAACATGGATAAAACCAGAAAACCTGCGGGAGAACCACGTGGGTGTGGTGAGCACAGGATACGGCTGCGGGGACCCTCGCTTCCCCAGCATCTACACCCGCAGCGATGCATACGTGGACTGGATAGATGACGTCATCAACAGTCCTTGTAATCCAGCAAGGCTTCAAGCTGCcctgggagggacggaggaggccGATGCAGTGCCAGCAGGCAGATGA